The genomic DNA AGGATCATCTCGATGTGGCACGGGGAGCTCATGTAGGGGTTGATGCGGCCGTGGGCGCGGTACGTGCGCCTCCTCATCTTGGGAGCTTTGTTCACCTGGATGTGCTCGATGACCAGAGAGTCCACGTCCAGACCCTGAAGGGACCAGGACATGGGTCacagcagaaccagaacaaCAGTCTGAGCAGTACTTCTGTGTTCAAGTCCAACATTAAAGTCCTTGTGACAAAGTCAACATTCAGATTTTCTACAAACACGTCAGACTTCAGCCTGAAAgatcaaataataattaattctgtttttaaccctttaaatgttctttaattAAACTAAGATCACTGTCTTAATCTGGTGCTGATCTGTCAGTCAGAGGATGAACACGCTCTGATCGGGTCAAACAGCGCCATCAGGTGGACAGGGACAGCGTGGACATGAactctttatttaaatgagtAACAGGACGTTCTGATTCTGTAGCTCAGACACTGAAAACATTCATCCGTCtcttcagtaaaaacaaaccacGGTCACGTGACCTCGTCTCCACGGTCACGTGACCTCGTCTCCACGGTCACGTGACCTCGTCTCCGTGTCCTCACCTTCAGCTCGGCGTTGCTCTCGGCGTTCTTCAGCATGTGCAGCAGGAACTCTGCACTCTTCTTAGGCCAACGGCCCTGAGTCCAGCCGAACTGCTtggcctgcacacacacacagtgagacacacacacagtgagagacacacacacacacacacacacagtgagacacacacacagtgagacacacacacagtgagagacacacacacacacacagtgagacacacacacagtgagacacacagagacagtgcTTCCCTCAGTGTGTCGTCCCCCCGTCCCCGCTCTGCTCAGACTAACGTGTTGTTTTCATGGTGAATCCAAAGGTGTCCTAAGATGTCATCatggcagagacacagagagacagacagagacacagacagacagagacagctgacCTGTGCGCAGCGTCCCACTCCTCCGTTGTAGCGTCTGAAGGGGACACACTGGTGCTTGACGACCACGTCCCTCAGGTACTTGTTGGCCTTGCGGATGTGCATGCCTTTGATGGCCTGGGCCGTCTCACGGGTGTTCTGGTGAAGAAACGAGCGTCCACAAACATCAGTgagtcaccatggcaacagacaGACACCGAGGACGACAACCTGACCACTTCCTGTGTGAGCTGATCCAGACTCACCTGAGAGTCTGACTCAGTCTACCTGCAGACATGTTAGACTCaacgtcctcacacagacaggtgtTACACATGCTGACACATCTGGCCCCCTCCACATCTGGCCCCCTCCACATCTGCCCCCTCCACATCTGGCCCTGCACTGATCGTTCTTCTCAGTCGCTGAACGTAAACTTAAACTCTACCAGGCGTTTGTGCTGAACGTTCTAACTCGTGATGAACCTGACGGTCTGCGTACAGAGACGATCAGCATCAATCATACCGAcatgacaggaagccagacacagaacatgctggattttcaaaataaaacaccccgtgcaaacaGAGAcgagagaaacaaatgaagtatgTAACAGACACATGTAACATGTTTAGATCACGAGCAGGAGAACGAGCTAACCTGACaaacacgagagagagagtgtgtgtgtgtgagtgtgagagtgtgtgtgtgtgtgtgtgtgtgtgtgtgtgtgtgtgtgtgtctgagtgtgagagtgtgtgtgtgtgtgttaccttgaaGTGCACCCGCAGGTTGGAGCCCCTCGACTTGCAtgctgaaagagacagagacagagtcagacacagacagagctcCATCACACTGAGGGTGGAGCTGACGGAGGCTCAGATCTTCATCAGGTTGTTTTCATGTGTAATCCAAAGGTGTCCTAAGAAGTCATCACAGCCgccgtgacacacacacacacacacacacacacacacacacacacacacacacacacggtgggCTGCTCTTATCAGGCGATAACATCTCCATGAACCTGTTCTCTGGTTGGAGCTGGTCTATACTAAACTGATGTTCACCTGGGTTACCACATCCAACGTGACGTGCCCACATGGCCACGTTTGCTTCAGGGAAAATTTTTCAGAAGCTTCTCAAGGAAACCTCGACTGTGTTTGCACCTCGCTTTCAGTCAGTTTACTGCAGGAGAGGACGTCAGTCTGTCTCCATGGGAACGAGCTGCTCTGCCTGAAACACTGACCTCAACACTCAAACACGTTtacctgaacacactgagacacCTCAACACTCAAACACGTTtacctgaacacactgagacCTCAACACTCAAACACGTTtacctgaacacactgagacacTCAAACACGTttacctgaacacacagactaGACGTCACCTCAACGAACTACAACTAACTAAAGACCTTCTACCTGAACAACGACCTCACACACACGGCCAACCAGGAGACACCTCAACACCTCAACACACCTACATGGAGACCCTCACTATGTTtacctgaacacactgagacCTCAACCTCAAACAAGCGTTACCTAACACCACTGAGACCTCCAACATCTCAAACAAACAGTTACACTGAACACCTGAACCtccacactcaaacacaccGTTTACCTGAACACACGAGACCTCAACACTCAAGACACTTACCTGACACACTGAGAACCTCAACACTCAAACACGTTTaccctgaacacactgaactcACCCAACACGTTTAGCTCAACTAGCGAACACTCAAACACTTtacctgaacacactgagatCCTCAACACTCAAACCGTTTtacctgaacacactgagacacTCAAACACGTTtacctgaacacactgagacctcaaacactcaaacacgtTTACCTGAACAACTGAGACACTCAAACACGTTTACCCGGAACACCTGGAGAAACTGATGCCATCTACACAAAAAATACTCTACtgtccgcacacacacacacacacacacacaccacactacaCTCGGTACACACTTGGTCGGGCTCCCTCTCCGGGTCAAGAGAGTACGGACCAGTCTTCAGAATCTGCACAgacaaaaattaaattttaaattaattttaaataataaacagactTCTCATGCGGTTAGCCACGTTAGCTTCAGTTCTCGACAACTGTACTGTTACTGGAACAACGTTAACTGACGGTAACAGACGTTACTGACGGTAACAGACTTACTGAAGGTAACATCACGGCACGGTCCGTGGTATAACTGGACGTTGGGCCGgtaatatttttctttacatttcgTTTCATTCCCGTCATTTTGTGTCCCGTTCGTCGGTAACACGGAGCCAACATGCGGCATGAACGTGAGAGCAGAGCCGGCCGGCTTCAACACGTCAAACTACCCGGTACCGGACAAATATCACGGGACAACACCGCGCGGGGGATGAAGGGTCGttataaacagacagaaatgagaaGGTTCCGGCGGGATGGCGCAGATTAACGGCAGATTAACGGCAATTAACGGCAGACTCAGACAGCAGCGGAGGAGCGGCTCCTACCTGCGAGGCCGCGGCGGGAAGAGGAAGAGCGGGGCCGCGGGGGCTTCTTCTGCGTCTGCGCGGGGCTTCTTCTGCGTCTGCGCAGAAACTGCCCCCTGCGTGGACGGGAGGGGAGGGGCCGACGGGAAGAAGatgatattaatataattaataatttactAATTATTCTGATGATTTAATCATTCATGGGCCGCTCATTACAACCcgtgtgttttaaataatttataatttaatcataatttatatgttagccgttagctacattagcactagctccaaacagctctgttagcttagcttagcttagcttagcttagcttcttctcttcttcttcttcttcttcttcttcttcttctctgctgtctaACCGCAGTCTGCATCCTTATTGCTGCACacagcgccctctgctggactgttctgctccctttttctttttttaattattgtaattaacCAGTTTAAAGCAAACTCCTCACTGCTCCTCTACGCTCCACATTAACTCCTCATGATCTCATCCTCACATCTCCACATTAACTCCTCATGATTCTCTCCTCTAATCCCACATTAACTCCTCATGATCTCCTCCTCTACTCGCACAAACTCCTCATGATTCTCCTCCTCTACATTCCACATTAACTCCTCATGATTCTCCTCCTCACACTCCACATAACCCTCATGATCTCCTCCTCTACATCTCCACATTAACTCCATGATTCTCCTCCTCTACTCTCCACATTAACTCCTCATGATTCCCTCCTCTATCTCCACATTAACTCCTCACTGCTCCTCTCATCCCATGACAACAGTCACATGCTGCATGTCTCCACAGCTACACCCAGCAGCTGATGTTTACCTGACACACTGAGTGTGTTCTTCAGTTAGTGTGCTCTGCGCCTCCACCACACCACCCTGCTGCTACACCTTTACACAGACGAAACGGGACAAAATGACGGAATGGTAACGAAATGGGTAACGAATTTAACCGGGCCCACGTCGTTTATATCCACGCGACGTCCCGGTGAGTGTTCTTCAAAGTCTAGGGTACCGTCTGTTACCGTCAGTAACGTCTGTCAGAGCTAACTGAAGCTAAGTGGCTAACTCATGAGAAGTCTGtttattaatgtaaaataatttaaatatttaattttttgtcTGTGCAGATTCTGAAGATGGTCCGCTGACTCTCTCGACCCGGAGAACCCGACCAAGTGtgagtacgtgtgtgtgtgtgtgtgttgtgttggtgtgtgtgtggcatagATTATTATGTTGTGTGGGATAGGTCCAGTGTATCAGACTGTGCTCACGTGTTGTCAGGGTAACGTGTTTGAGTGTGAGCCATGGTGTTCAGGTAAAACGTGTTTTTGAGTCGGTGTTAGGTCTCAGTGTGGTTTCAGGTAAACGTGTTTGAGTGTTGAGGTCTCAGCTGGTGTTCAGGTAAACGTGTTTTGAGTGTTGAGGTCTCAGTTGTTCATGTAAACCGTGTGTGAGGGTTGAGTCTCCAGTGTGTTCAGGTAAACGTGTTTTGAGTGGTTGAGGGTCTCAGTGTGTGTTAGGTAACGTGGTTGAAGTGTTGAGgtctcagtgtgttcaggtaACGTGTTTGAGTGTTGAGGAgtgtctcagtgtgttcaggtaAACGTGTTTTTGAGTGTTGAGgtgtctcagtgtgttcaggtaAACGGGTTGAGGTTTGAGgtctcaggtgtgttcaggtaaaCGTGTTTGAGTGTTGAGgtgtctcagtgtgtttcaGGTAAACGTGTTTGAGTGTTGAGGTCGTTGTGTTCAGGTAAACGTGTTAGTGTTGAGgtctcagtgtgttcaggtaAAAGTGTGGTTGAGTGTTGAgtgtctcagtgtgttcaggtaAACGTGTTTGAGTGTTGAGgtctcagtgtgttcaggtaaacgtgtttgagtgttgagtgtctcagtgtgttcaggtaAACGTGTTTGAGTGTTGAGgtctcagtgtgttcaggtaAACGTGTTTGAGTGTTGAGGTCTCAGGGTTCAGGTAAACGTTTTTTGAGTGTTGAGGTGTCTCAGTGTGCTCAGGTAAACGTGTTTGAGTGTTGagtgtctcagtgtgtttcaGGTAAACGTGTTTTGAAGTGTTGAGGTTCTCCGTGTGGTTCAGGTAAACGTGGTTTGAGTGTTGAGGTCTCAGTGTGTCAGGTAAACGTGTTTGAGTGTTGAGgtctcagtgtgttcaggtaAACGTGTTTGAgtgtctcagtgtgttcaggtaAACGTTTTTGAGTGTTGAGGTGTCTCGATGTGGAGTAAACGTGTTTGAGTGTTGAGGTCAGTGTTTCAGGCAGAGCAGCTCGTTCCAATGGAGACACGGAACGTCCTCTCCTGCAGTAAACTGACTGAAAGCGAGGTGCAAACCAGTCGAGGTTCCTTGAGAAAGCTTCGAAAATTTTTCCCTGAAGCAAACGTGGCCATGTGGGCACGTCACGTGGATGTGGTACCCAGTTGAACTCAGTTTAGTATAGACCAGCTCCACCAGAGAACAGGTTCATGGAGATGTTATCGCCTGAAAAGAGGCAGCccaccggtgtgtgtgtgtgtgtgtggctgtgggtCAGTGTCACGGCGGGCCTGTGATGACTTCTAGGACACCTTTGGAATTACACAGAAAACAACCTGAATGAAGATCTGGAGCCTCCGCAGCTCCCCCTCAGTGTGATggactctgtctgtgtctgacctGTCCTGGTCTCTTCAGCATGCAAGTCGAGGGGCTCCAACCTGCGGGTGCACTAAgtatcacacactcacactctcacacactctcactctccactcagacacaacacacaccacacactctcactcacacacacacacacaaacacctctcacactcagaccacacacacccaaactactcacaccacacacaacacacactccaacacacaccaccGCTCACACTCAAcccacacctacacacacactctctcgcGTGTTTGTCAGGTTAGCTCGTCCCTGCTCGTGATctaacatgtttacatgtgtctGTTACATACTTCATTTTGTTGCTTCGTCGCggtttgcacggggtgttttatttttgaaaatccagcatgttctgtgtctggcttcctgtcatgTCGGTATGATTGATCTGATCGTCTCGGTACGCAGACCGTCAGGTTCAACGGTTAGAACGTTCAGCCACAAACGCCTGGTAGAGTTAAGTTTACGTTCAGCGACTGAGAGAAGATCAGTGCAGGGCCAGATGTGGAGGGCCAGATGTGGAGGGGCCAGATGTGGAGGGGGCCAGATGTGGAGGGGGccaggtggtggagggggggggccGAGGTGGAGGGGGCCAGATGTGGAGGGGGCCAGATGTGGAGGGGCCGATGTGGAAGG from Larimichthys crocea isolate SSNF chromosome IX, L_crocea_2.0, whole genome shotgun sequence includes the following:
- the rpl17 gene encoding large ribosomal subunit protein uL22 → MHIRKANKYLRDVVVKHQCVPFRRYNGGVGRCAQAKQFGWTQGRWPKKSAEFLLHMLKNAESNAELKGLDVDSLVIEHIQVNKAPKMRRRTYRAHGRINPYMSSPCHIEMILTEKEQIVPKPEEEVAQKKKVSQKKLKKQKLMARE